The following coding sequences lie in one Ctenopharyngodon idella isolate HZGC_01 chromosome 11, HZGC01, whole genome shotgun sequence genomic window:
- the LOC127522722 gene encoding uncharacterized PE-PGRS family protein PE_PGRS46-like, translating to MGSGVQELTGTDSDRDITPPFRKARPRGVNGTDREGGWVHWRRGPEQGLQCRSRNSGSHGGSCATGNHGGSGATGSHGGSGATGIHGGSGATGSHGGSGATGSHGGSGGLGGHGRSGGLGDHGRSGGLGGHGRSGGLGGHGRSGGLGAHGRSGGLGAHGRSGSVAGHSSSQAVEGHGRIRSPPASSSSSEAADDRGRAGSPPTSSPPTSSPPSGIWPPPKKFLGNSTEAVAVSWVRSSGGAGRARSSTTASVAVSGRAGCSGTASGPTAGSGTASGPTAGSGTASGPTAGSGTASGPTAVSGKASGP from the coding sequence atgggaagtggagtccaggaactgacaggaacagacagtgatcgtgacataacgccccccttccggaaggcgcgtcctcgcggcgtaaatggcacagatagggagggggggtgggtgcaTTGGAGACGTGGACCGGAacagggtctccaatgcagatcCAGGAACTCAGGCAGCCACGGTGGGTCATGTGCCACGGGCaaccatggcgggtcaggtgccacaggcagccatggcgggtcaggtgccacgggcatccacggcgggtcaggtgccacgggcagccacggcgggtcaggtgccacgggcagccacggcgggtcaggtggcttaggcggccatggtaggtcaggtggcttgggcgaccacggcaggtcaggtggcttgggcggccacggtaggtcaggtggcttgggcggccacggtaggtcaggtggcttgggcgcccacggcaggtcaggtggcttgggcgcccacggcaggtcagggtccgtagccggccacagcagttcacaggcagTTGAAGGCCATGGTCGTataaggtccccacccgcaagctcaagcagttcggaggccgctgatgatcgtggccgtgcagggtccccacccacaagctccccacccacaagctccccaccctcaggtatatggccccccccaaaaaagttcttggggaattcaacggaggccgtggcggtttcgtgggtaaggagctcgggtggcgccggcagggcgaggagctcaacgacggcctccgtggccgtatcaggaagagcgggctgctctgggacggcctccgggcctacagcgggctctgggacggcctccgggcctacagcgggctctgggacggcctccgggcctacagcgggctctgggacggcctccgggcctacagcggtctctgggaaggcctcagggccttga